Proteins from one Cryptosporangium minutisporangium genomic window:
- the hisH gene encoding imidazole glycerol phosphate synthase subunit HisH, with product MSPRVVVLDYGSGNLRSAERALVRAGADVTVTPDLDAAAEADGLVVPGVGAYAACMAGIEKLGAQDVVHARVADGRPVLGICVGMQVLFEYGVEHGVRTHGLGVFPGGVTRLTAERIPHMGWNTVAVGEGSALFRGVEGERFYFVHSYAAPATGIDGVLTTATHDEPFLAAIERGPVAATQFHPEKSGDAGAAVLGNWVRALT from the coding sequence ATGAGCCCGCGCGTCGTCGTGCTCGACTACGGGTCGGGCAATCTCCGGTCCGCCGAGCGGGCCCTGGTCCGCGCCGGCGCCGACGTCACGGTCACACCCGACCTGGACGCCGCCGCGGAGGCCGACGGGCTGGTGGTGCCCGGCGTCGGTGCGTACGCCGCCTGCATGGCCGGGATCGAGAAGCTCGGGGCGCAGGACGTCGTCCACGCACGGGTGGCGGACGGGCGGCCGGTGCTCGGGATCTGCGTCGGCATGCAGGTGCTGTTCGAGTACGGCGTCGAGCACGGTGTGCGTACCCACGGGCTCGGCGTCTTCCCCGGCGGCGTCACCCGGCTGACCGCGGAGCGTATCCCGCACATGGGGTGGAACACGGTCGCGGTGGGCGAGGGTTCCGCGCTGTTCCGCGGCGTGGAGGGGGAGCGGTTCTACTTCGTCCACTCGTACGCGGCACCGGCGACCGGCATCGACGGTGTGCTGACCACCGCGACCCACGACGAGCCGTTCCTCGCCGCGATCGAGCGTGGCCCGGTCGCGGCGACCCAGTTCCACCCGGAGAAGTCCGGGGACGCCGGTGCTGCGGTGCTGGGGAACTGGGTACGGGCACTGACATGA
- the hisB gene encoding imidazoleglycerol-phosphate dehydratase HisB, whose amino-acid sequence MSRTGRIERVTGESKVLVEIDLDGSGKCDISTGVGFYDHMLNQLGKHGGFDLTVQTVGDLHIDAHHTVEDTAIALGQAFNQALGDKAGIRRFGDALVPLDEALVQVAVDLAGRPYLVHEEPAVMEVAMIGTAFPGTLVRHIWEAFTHNASIALHVLVRSGRDPHHIAESQFKAVARALRDATAFDPRVTGIPSTKGRLSG is encoded by the coding sequence ATGAGCCGCACCGGACGGATCGAACGGGTCACCGGCGAGTCCAAGGTGCTCGTCGAGATCGACCTCGACGGGTCGGGGAAGTGTGACATCTCCACCGGCGTCGGGTTCTACGACCACATGCTGAACCAGCTCGGCAAGCACGGCGGTTTCGACCTGACCGTGCAGACCGTCGGTGACCTGCACATCGACGCCCACCACACGGTGGAGGACACCGCGATCGCGCTGGGCCAGGCGTTCAACCAGGCGCTCGGTGACAAGGCAGGCATCCGGCGGTTCGGCGATGCGCTGGTGCCGCTGGACGAGGCGCTGGTTCAGGTCGCCGTCGACCTCGCCGGCCGTCCGTACCTGGTGCACGAGGAGCCCGCCGTGATGGAGGTGGCCATGATCGGCACCGCGTTCCCGGGCACGCTGGTGCGCCACATCTGGGAGGCGTTCACCCACAACGCGTCGATCGCGCTGCACGTGCTGGTCCGCTCCGGCCGCGACCCGCATCACATCGCGGAGTCGCAGTTCAAGGCCGTGGCCCGCGCGCTGCGGGACGCCACCGCGTTCGATCCCCGGGTCACGGGGATCCCGTCGACGAAGGGACGGCTGTCCGGATGA
- a CDS encoding histidinol-phosphate transaminase: MTLADLPIRDELRGSEPYGAPQLDVPVALNTNENSYPVPEQVVEAIVAAVRAEAAGLNRYPDREAVALRDGLARYVGHGLTVHNLWAANGSNEVLQQLLQVFGGPGRTALGFTPAYSMHPILATGTGTAWVDGRRKADFSVDAENAAADVRKHDPDIVFLCSPNNPTGTALGLDVVDAVLAESRGMVVVDEAYAEFARPGTPSALSRLGASPRLVVTRTMSKAFALAGARLGYLAADPAVIDAVRLVRLPYHLSALTQAAARAALAHADALLATVEAIKQQRDRIVDELTARGLDVVPSDANFVLFGGVGDQKTVWRRVLDEGVLIRDVGLPGYLRVTAGTPAETDAFLAALDAALRDKEQKPA, from the coding sequence GTGACCCTCGCCGACCTCCCGATCCGCGACGAGCTGCGCGGCTCCGAGCCCTACGGCGCACCGCAGCTGGACGTTCCGGTCGCGCTGAACACGAACGAGAACTCCTACCCGGTGCCCGAGCAGGTCGTCGAGGCGATCGTGGCCGCGGTCCGGGCCGAGGCGGCCGGTCTCAATCGGTACCCCGACCGGGAGGCGGTCGCGCTCCGCGACGGCCTCGCCCGCTACGTCGGTCACGGGCTGACCGTGCACAACCTCTGGGCCGCGAACGGCTCGAACGAGGTCCTGCAGCAACTGCTGCAGGTGTTCGGCGGCCCCGGACGCACCGCGCTGGGGTTCACGCCCGCGTACTCGATGCACCCGATCCTGGCCACCGGCACCGGCACCGCCTGGGTCGACGGGCGGCGGAAGGCGGACTTCTCGGTGGACGCCGAGAACGCCGCCGCGGACGTCCGGAAGCACGATCCGGACATCGTGTTCCTCTGCTCGCCGAACAACCCGACCGGCACCGCGCTCGGCCTCGACGTCGTGGATGCGGTGCTCGCCGAGTCCCGCGGCATGGTCGTGGTCGACGAGGCGTACGCCGAGTTCGCCCGGCCGGGCACGCCGAGCGCGTTGAGCCGGCTCGGCGCGAGCCCGCGGTTGGTGGTCACCCGAACGATGAGCAAGGCGTTCGCGCTGGCGGGTGCCCGGCTCGGTTACCTGGCCGCGGATCCTGCCGTGATCGACGCGGTCCGCTTGGTGCGTCTGCCGTACCACCTCTCCGCGCTCACCCAGGCCGCCGCCAGGGCCGCGCTCGCCCACGCGGACGCGCTGCTGGCGACCGTCGAGGCGATCAAGCAGCAGCGCGACCGGATCGTCGACGAGCTGACCGCCCGGGGCCTCGACGTGGTGCCGAGCGACGCGAACTTCGTGCTGTTCGGCGGCGTCGGCGATCAGAAGACGGTCTGGCGGCGGGTCTTGGACGAAGGGGTGCTGATCCGGGACGTCGGGCTACCCGGCTACCTCCGCGTGACCGCGGGAACCCCGGCCGAGACCGACGCGTTCCTCGCGGCCCTCGACGCCGCCCTTCGCGACAAGGAGCAGAAACCAGCATGA